A DNA window from Ostrea edulis chromosome 5, xbOstEdul1.1, whole genome shotgun sequence contains the following coding sequences:
- the LOC130054855 gene encoding transcription intermediary factor 1-beta-like: MATVTSNIHCDLTVCSIYLEHYKSPRYLPCTHTFCHPCLLSHIKSSCADCSLPLGFSCPLCRTFVSAPGNVGQFTPEEWAGRFPENRFMSSVANQCEPCDIDGDDKPASGWCRDCSEALCEECLQWHKKFKPSRNHEIVPLTEGAIPSTSTPLLDMCEDHEGRKIEMFCESHLAPCCVLCVTTEHGKCKSICSIEEATDKVIKPGKVKRLRDDVDRLEVMLEKVITEEKANIQDIEDVADKLGEEISGAKAAIIETVTKLEEQHLNEVGKATKDAKAKLQKSINTFEQRQCYLRHWKEILGKNLFTDGSSKTIVALSYTKMERIFQTLKEMEMSQLRFGIQAKIQDDGYVFIIATTAIINSATILESVMERPPI, translated from the exons ATGGCCACTGTCACTTCAAACATCCATTGTGATTTGACAGTCTGTTCTATTTATTTGGAACATTACAAATCACCAAGGTATTTACCGTGCACACACACTTTCTGTCATCCGTGTCTACTGTCACACATCAAGTCGTCGTGTGCGGACTGCAGTCTACCGCTCGGATTTTCATGTCCGCTGTGTCGAACGTTCGTCTCCGCGCCTGGTAATGTTGGCCAGTTCACTCCAGAAGAATGGGCAGGCAGATTTCCAGAAAACCGATTTATGAGCTCTGTTGCAAATCAATGCGAGCCTTGTGACATTGATGGAGACGACAAACCTGCTAGTGGTTGGTGCAGAGACTGCTCCGAGGCCTTGTGCGAGGAGTGTCTTCAGTGGCACAAAAAATTCAAACCTTCTAGAAATCATGAAATAGTTCCTCTCACTGAAGGGGCTATTCCTTCTACTTCTACCCCATTACTGGACATGTGCGAGGATCATGAGGGGCGaaaaattgaaatgttttgtgaaagtcATCTCGCACCATGTTGTGTCCTCTGTGTTACAACAGAACACGGTAAATGTAAAAGCATTTGTTCGATAGAGGAAGCGACCGATAAAGTAATAAAACCTGGGAAAGTAAAACGCTTGCGAGATGATGTCGATCGACTTGAAGTCATGTTAGAAAAGGTTATTACTGAAGAGAAAGCCAACATCCAAGATATCGAAGATGTAGCTGACAAGTTAGGGGAAGAAATTTCGGGAGCGAAAGCAGCCATTATTGAAACTGTAACAAAGCTGGAGGAACAACATTTAAACGAAGTAGGAAAGGCAACTAAAGATGCTAAAGCAAAACTTCAAAAATCAATCAACACTTTCGAACAGAGGCAATGTTATCTTCGCCACTGGAAAGAAATACTCGGGAAAAATTTATTCACTGATGGGTCATCAAAAACAATTGTCGCATTGTCTTATACCAAAATGGAACgtatatttcaaactttgaaaGAAATGGAAATGTCTCAGCTCAGATTTGGAATTCAAGCCAAGATACAAGATGACG GTTACGTCTTCATCATAGCCACCACAGCAATCATCAACAGCGCCACCATCCTGGAGTCTGTCATGGAGAGACCACCCATATAA
- the LOC125649284 gene encoding tripartite motif-containing protein 45-like yields MIYDVMATVTSNIHCDLTVCSICLEHYKSPRYLPCTHTFCHPCLLSHIKSSCADCSLPLGFPCPLCRTFVSAPGNVGQFTPEEWADRFPENQFMSSVANQCEPCDIGGDNKPASGWCRDCSEALCEECLQWHKKFKRSRNHEIVPLTEGAIPSTSTPSLDMCEDHEGRKIEMFCESHLAPCCVLCVTTEHGRCKSICSIEEATDKVIKPGKVKRLRDDVDRLEVMLEKVITAEKANIQEIEDVANKLGEEISRAKAAIIETVTKLEEQHLNEVGKATKDAKAKLQKSINTFEQRECYLRHWKEILGKNLFTDGSPKTIVALSYTKMERIFQTLREMEMSQLRFGIQAKIQDDVKKLMKLPLLAEITTNEHKSPVMLDEIDIENAEINAISEFTIDGANFTGGVYLQNGELVLADHKNKRLVHCRTDGEILRKIPLKGSPWDICVNEENDMYVTLPKKKKVLVISIDTFNTTKTVEVDIECRGIAQSGNTIALGCINVLEVLSADFRKCSSSDVTGLYDVAVDMEENIIYSSYTKHKVWKQDREGNVLFTYRDTELQYPYGLTVDRVGNIYVNGKSSNNIHILSQTGKKLRILNDVREPQCIKFQENTHRFFVGEAGERVKIFEFVV; encoded by the coding sequence ATGATTTACGACGTTATGGCCACTGTCACTTCAAACATCCATTGTGATTTGACGGTATGTTCTATTTGTTTGGAACATTACAAATCACCAAGGTATTTACCGTGCACACACACTTTCTGTCATCCGTGTCTACTGTCACACATCAAGTCGTCGTGTGCGGACTGCAGTCTACCGCTCGGATTTCCATGCCCGCTGTGTAGAACATTCGTCTCCGCGCCTGGTAATGTTGGCCAGTTCACTCCAGAAGAATGGGCAGACAGATTTCCAGAAAACCAATTCATGAGTTCCGTTGCAAATCAATGCGAGCCTTGTGACATTGGTGGAGACAACAAACCTGCTAGTGGTTGGTGCAGAGACTGCTCGGAGGCTTTGTGCGAGGAGTGTCTTCAGTGGCACAAAAAATTCAAACGTTCCAGAAATCATGAAATAGTTCCTCTCACTGAAGGGGCTATTCCTTCTACTTCTACCCCATCACTGGACATGTGCGAGGATCACGAGGGGCGaaaaattgaaatgttttgtgaaagtcATCTCGCACCATGTTGTGTCCTCTGTGTTACAACAGAACATGGTAGATGTAAAAGCATTTGTTCGATAGAGGAAGCGACCGATAAAGTAATAAAACCTGGGAAAGTAAAACGCTTGCGAGATGATGTCGATCGACTTGAAGTCATGTTAGAAAAGGTTATTACTGCAGAGAAAGCCAACATCCAAGAAATTGAAGATGTAGCTAACAAGTTAGGAGAAGAAATTTCGAGAGCAAAAGCAGCCATTATTGAAACTGTAACAAAGCTGGAGGAACAACATTTAAACGAAGTAGGAAAAGCAACCAAAGATGCTAAAGCAAAACTTCAAAAATCAATCAACACTTTCGAACAGAGGGAATGTTATCTTCGCCATTGGAAAGAAATACTCGGGAAAAATTTATTCACTGATGGGTCACCAAAAACAATTGTCGCATTGTCTTATACCAAAATGGAACgaatatttcaaactttgagAGAAATGGAAATGTCTCAGCTCAGATTTGGAATTCAAGCCAAGATACAAGATGACGTTAAGAAATTGATGAAGTTACCTTTGCTTGCAGAAATTACCACAAATGAACACAAAAGCCCTGTAATGCTAGATGAAATTGATATAGAAAATGCTGAAATCAACGCGATTTCTGAATTTACGATTGATGGTGCTAATTTTACAGGAGGGGTTTATCTCCAGAATGGGGAATTAGTACTGGCTGATCATAAAAACAAGAGACTCGTTCACTGTAGAACAGATGGGGAGATTCTGAGAAAGATACCTCTGAAAGGTTCTCCATGGGATATTTGTGTCAACGAAGAAAATGATATGTATGTAACACTTcctaaaaaaaagaaagttttaGTTATTAGTATTGATACATTCAACACAACAAAAACTGTTGAAGTTGATATTGAGTGCCGTGGAATAGCACAGTCAGGCAACACTATTGCATTAGGTTGTATAAATGTTCTAGAAGTATTAAGTGCGGATTTTCGAAAATGTAGTTCAAGCGATGTAACAGGATTGTACGATGTAGCAGTAGATATGGaggaaaatatcatttattcgAGTTACACCAAACATAAAGTCTGGAAACAGGACAGAGAAGGAAATGTCTTGTTCACATACAGAGATACAGAATTACAATATCCATATGGATTAACAGTGGACAGGGTTGgaaatatatatgtgaatgGTAAAAGCAgcaacaatatacacatactctCACAGACTGGTAAAAAGTTAAGAATTCTGAATGACGTGAGGGAGCCACAGTGTATTAAATTCCAGGAGAACACGCACAGATTCTTTGTTGGTGAGGCAGGGGAACGGgtgaaaatatttgaatttgttGTATGA
- the LOC130054858 gene encoding tripartite motif-containing protein 45-like translates to MATVTSNTHSDMTVCSICLERYKSPRYLPCTHTFCHPCLLSHIKSSCAHCSLPLGFPCPLCRTFVSAPGNVGQFTSEEWADRFPENRFMSSVTNKCEPCNIDGDDKPASGWCRDCSEALCEECLQWHKKFKPSRNHEIVPFTEGAIPSTSTSSLDMCEDHEGRKIEMFCESHLAPCCVLCVTTEHGKCKSICSIEEATDKVIKPGKVKRLRDDVDRLEVMLEKVITEERANIQEIEDVADKLGEEISGAKAAIIETVTKLEEQHLNEVGKATKDAKAKLQKSINNFEQRQCYLRHWKEIFGKNLLTDGSLKTIVALSYTKMERIFQTLREMEMSQLRFGIQAKIQDDVKKLMKLPLLAEITTNEHKSPVMLDEIDIENAEINVISEFTIDGASFTGGVYLQNGELVLADNINKKLVHCRTDGEILRKMPLRGSPWDICVNEENDIYVTLPKKKKVLVISIDTFNTTKTVEVDIECRGIAQSGNTIALGSINVLEVLSADFRKCRSSSDVKGLYDVAVDMEENIIYSSYSKHKVWKQDREGNVLFTYSDTELQHPYGLTVDRIGNIYLNGNSSNNIHILSQTGKKLRILNDVREPQCIKFQENTHRFFVGEAGGRVKIFEFIA, encoded by the coding sequence ATGGCCACTGTCACTTCAAACACCCATTCTGATATGACGGTATGTTCTATTTGTTTGGAACGTTACAAATCACCAAGGTATTTACCGTGCACACACACTTTCTGTCATCCGTGTCTACTGTCACACATCAAGTCGTCGTGTGCGCACTGCAGTCTACCACTCGGATTTCCATGTCCACTGTGTAGAACGTTCGTCTCCGCGCCTGGTAATGTTGGCCAGTTCACTTCAGAAGAATGGGCTGACAGATTTCCAGAAAACCGATTTATGAGTTCCGTTACAAATAAATGCGAGCCTTGTAACATTGATGGAGACGACAAACCTGCTAGTGGTTGGTGCAGAGACTGCTCCGAGGCTTTGTGCGAGGAGTGTCTTCAGTGGCACAAAAAATTCAAACCTTCTAGAAATCATGAAATAGTTCCTTTCACTGAAGGGGCTATTCCTTCTACTTCTACCTCCTCACTGGACATGTGCGAGGATCACGAGGGGCGaaaaattgaaatgttttgtgaaagtcATCTCGCACCATGTTGTGTCCTCTGTGTTACAACAGAACACGGTAAATGTAAAAGCATTTGTTCGATAGAGGAAGCGACCGATAAAGTAATAAAACCTGGGAAAGTAAAACGCTTGCGAGATGATGTCGATCGACTTGAAGTCATGTTAGAAAAGGTTATTACTGAAGAGAGAGCCAACATCCAAGAAATCGAAGATGTAGCCGACAAGTTAGGGGAAGAAATTTCGGGAGCGAAAGCAGCCATTATTGAAACTGTAACAAAGCTGGAAGAACAACATTTAAACGAAGTAGGAAAAGCAACCAAAGATGCTAAAGCAAAGCTTCAaaaatcaatcaacaatttCGAACAGAGGCAATGTTATCTTCGCCATTGGAAAGAAATATTCGGGAAAAATTTATTGACTGATGGGTCACTAAAAACAATTGTCGCATTGTCTTATACCAAAATGGAACgaatatttcaaactttgagAGAAATGGAAATGTCTCAGCTCAGATTTGGAATTCAAGCCAAGATACAAGATGACGTTAAGAAATTGATGAAGTTACCTTTGCTTGCAGAAATTACCACAAATGAACACAAAAGCCCTGTAATGCTAGATGAAATTGATATAGAAAATGCTGAAATCAACGTGATTTCTGAATTTACGATTGATGGTGCTAGTTTTACAGGAGGGGTTTATCTCCAGAATGGGGAATTAGTACTGGCTGAtaatataaacaagaaactCGTTCACTGTAGAACAGATGGGGAGATTCTGAGAAAGATGCCTCTGCGAGGTTCTCCATGGGATATTTGTGTCAacgaagaaaatgatatttatgtaacacttccaaaaaaaaagaaagttttaGTTATTAGTATTGATACATTCAACACAACAAAAACTGTTGAAGTTGATATTGAGTGCCGTGGAATAGCACAGTCAGGCAACACTATTGCATTAGGTTCTATAAATGTTCTAGAAGTATTAAGTGCGGATTTTCGAAAATGTAGGAGTTCAAGCGATGTAAAAGGATTGTACGATGTAGCAGTAGATATGGaagaaaatatcatttattcgAGTTACTCCAAACACAAAGTCTGGAAACAGGACAGAGAAGGAAATGTCTTGTTCACGTACAGTGATACAGAATTACAACATCCATATGGATTAACAGTGGACAGGATTGggaatatatatttgaatggtaaCAGCAgcaacaatatacacatactctCACAGACCGGTAAAAAGTTAAGAATTCTGAATGACGTGAGGGAGCCACAATGTATTAAATTCCAGGAGAACACGCACAGATTCTTTGTCGGTGAGGCAGGGGGACGGgtgaaaatatttgaatttattgcatga